One part of the Micrococcus sp. 2A genome encodes these proteins:
- a CDS encoding AAA family ATPase — protein sequence MARDDAPDTRAWDRPVRRVTEHPLSPADRTVWPADIPAVRHLLDHGLDLGDATVIVGANGAGKSTVVEAIAEAFGLNAEGGTRHVFHETRRTSSDLAEHLQLARGAGAPRGGVFLRAENMYGLFTYLESTIPGSTLHLRSHGEAFLQFCEERAGVRGLWILDEPESALSFESCLALLVHLRIMVEAGSQVVLSTHSPVLAALPGARILLLDEDGITPTAYDDLPFVRHHRAFLASPERYLRPLC from the coding sequence ATGGCCCGGGACGACGCGCCGGACACGCGCGCCTGGGACCGCCCCGTGCGCCGGGTGACGGAGCACCCGCTCTCCCCCGCCGACCGGACCGTGTGGCCTGCCGACATCCCGGCGGTGCGCCACCTGCTGGACCACGGCCTCGACCTCGGCGACGCCACCGTGATCGTCGGGGCGAACGGGGCGGGGAAGTCCACGGTCGTCGAGGCGATCGCGGAGGCGTTCGGCCTCAACGCGGAGGGCGGCACCCGCCACGTGTTCCACGAGACGCGGCGGACCTCCTCCGACCTCGCCGAGCACCTGCAGCTCGCGCGCGGGGCGGGAGCACCCAGGGGCGGCGTGTTCCTGCGGGCCGAGAACATGTACGGGCTGTTCACGTACCTGGAGTCCACGATTCCGGGATCGACCCTGCACCTGCGCAGCCACGGCGAGGCGTTCCTGCAGTTCTGCGAGGAGCGTGCCGGCGTGCGCGGCCTCTGGATCCTCGACGAGCCCGAGTCCGCGCTGTCCTTCGAGAGCTGCCTCGCGCTCCTGGTCCACCTGCGGATCATGGTCGAGGCGGGATCCCAGGTCGTCCTGTCCACGCACTCCCCCGTGCTCGCGGCGCTGCCAGGAGCCCGGATCCTGCTGCTCGACGAGGACGGCATCACGCCGACGGCCTACGACGACCTCCCGTTCGTCCGGCACCACCGCGCGTTCCTCGCGTCTCCCGAGCGGTACCTGCGCCCCCTGTGCTGA
- a CDS encoding Tat (twin-arginine translocation) pathway signal sequence, translated as MAVNGMAATLVRLRWALTVNQWRRSPFTLVMSIIGALYILGAAVFLVVGLTVALPGEDVAFRGVLTVLATSVVVLLWLVLPPLVTGVDATLDPRSFLVYPVPVGTLVRGLLLSAFTTPVGIATLIVTLGVAASWRDQPAALAFGLVGAVISAVAAVSLGYGVTGMISAYAGRRRVRETVSVLLMIPLMLGGIAFAQAAESFDTLMAGAPPVAEAASWTPFGAGAAAAWAAAEGRWGLAAVRLAVALLWCALALALWHLAVRRTVRPVGVGGGPAREAKAAAADPRPLRWLGRPATGPRTAIAARAQHYWFTDPRYMAGLITIPLMAVLLWFTGSIGEDGAGPAVFLAMAPITAWALAHSLSADIAYDHTAFHLHVVAGVKGIDDRIGRLMGMLGWGVPLVVVVAVATCAAAEDWGALPAVLGLSLGLLGSVCGLAALVSARWVYPVPKPGDSPFQQPQGAMVRTMIVQFGALLASAAMALPMLVPAIVFSVTREPVWSWGALAVGLAWGALLLWLGVRLGARWYERAQAETFQAVKAF; from the coding sequence ATGGCTGTGAACGGCATGGCCGCCACCCTTGTCCGCCTGCGCTGGGCGCTCACCGTCAACCAGTGGCGCCGCTCCCCGTTCACGCTCGTGATGAGCATCATCGGCGCGCTGTACATCCTCGGGGCGGCGGTCTTCCTCGTCGTCGGGCTCACCGTGGCCCTGCCGGGCGAGGACGTCGCCTTCCGCGGGGTGCTCACCGTCCTGGCCACCTCGGTGGTCGTCCTGCTGTGGCTCGTGCTGCCGCCGCTCGTCACCGGCGTGGACGCCACTCTGGACCCCCGCAGCTTCCTCGTCTACCCGGTGCCCGTCGGCACGCTCGTCCGCGGTCTGCTCCTCAGCGCCTTCACGACGCCGGTCGGGATCGCCACGCTGATCGTCACCCTGGGCGTCGCGGCGTCCTGGCGGGACCAGCCGGCCGCGCTCGCCTTCGGCCTGGTCGGGGCCGTCATCAGCGCGGTCGCCGCCGTCTCCCTGGGCTACGGCGTCACGGGGATGATCTCGGCCTATGCCGGCCGCCGCCGGGTGCGCGAGACGGTCTCCGTGCTGCTCATGATCCCGCTCATGCTCGGCGGCATCGCCTTCGCCCAGGCCGCCGAGTCCTTCGACACGCTCATGGCCGGCGCGCCGCCCGTGGCCGAGGCCGCCTCCTGGACGCCGTTCGGCGCCGGTGCGGCCGCCGCCTGGGCCGCCGCCGAGGGACGCTGGGGGCTGGCGGCCGTGCGGCTCGCCGTCGCCCTCCTCTGGTGCGCCCTGGCCCTCGCCCTGTGGCACCTGGCCGTCCGCCGCACGGTGCGGCCCGTGGGCGTCGGGGGCGGGCCGGCGCGTGAGGCGAAGGCGGCCGCCGCCGACCCGCGTCCGCTGCGCTGGCTCGGCCGCCCCGCCACGGGCCCCCGCACCGCGATCGCGGCCCGCGCGCAGCACTACTGGTTCACGGACCCGCGCTACATGGCTGGCCTCATCACCATCCCGCTCATGGCCGTGCTCCTGTGGTTCACGGGCAGCATCGGCGAGGACGGCGCCGGACCGGCCGTGTTCCTGGCCATGGCGCCCATCACGGCGTGGGCGCTGGCCCACTCCCTCTCGGCGGACATCGCCTACGACCACACGGCGTTCCACCTGCACGTCGTCGCCGGCGTGAAGGGGATCGACGACCGGATCGGGCGGCTCATGGGCATGCTCGGCTGGGGCGTCCCGCTCGTCGTCGTGGTGGCCGTGGCCACGTGCGCCGCAGCGGAGGACTGGGGCGCGCTGCCCGCCGTGCTGGGCCTGTCCCTCGGCCTCCTCGGCTCCGTGTGCGGCCTCGCAGCGCTCGTCTCCGCGCGCTGGGTCTACCCGGTGCCGAAGCCCGGCGACAGCCCGTTCCAGCAGCCGCAGGGCGCGATGGTCCGCACCATGATCGTGCAGTTCGGCGCGCTCCTGGCCTCGGCGGCCATGGCCCTGCCGATGCTCGTCCCCGCGATCGTGTTCTCCGTGACGCGGGAGCCCGTGTGGTCCTGGGGCGCGCTCGCGGTGGGCCTGGCGTGGGGCGCGCTGCTGCTCTGGCTGGGCGTTCGGCTCGGCGCCCGCTGGTACGAACGGGCGCAGGCCGAGACCTTCCAGGCCGTGAAGGCGTTCTGA
- a CDS encoding AI-2E family transporter, with the protein MHHPEDQAPQAAPDAALPTHGASTSPARASAHPSTPADSSPVGAPPEGSPVRGRLSLRPLAWRRSGPATAPGDDAAQDEPVPEPTEATPTVSFRSPVSTGFLLTTGVLLALAVLGFLATNQQLLVMIMAALFIALGLDPIVRRFERWGAPRWAGVLVAALGLAAVAAAFISLLIPTAVEQSTQLAEEIPATVEEVMRSEWFLALDAQFHIQDAVRQHTDQLNGDGASVAALFGGIVGLGQTVLNSLFVTVVVVVLTLYFLSSLPHIKHWAYRLAPRSRRARVRELSEEITSSVGLYVMGQTLVAALNATVAFIAMSIAGTPFAALLAFFAAIMAFIPLVGAMIGGTVITLISLLDSWQSAALFAAIYVVYLQVEAYVVSPRVMSRAVDVPAAVAVIAVIAGGTLLGVLGALMAIPTAAALLLIVREVFIPRQETR; encoded by the coding sequence GTGCATCATCCCGAGGACCAGGCGCCCCAGGCCGCGCCGGACGCCGCCTTGCCCACCCACGGCGCGTCCACGAGCCCGGCCCGTGCCTCCGCGCACCCGTCCACCCCGGCCGACTCGAGCCCGGTCGGCGCTCCGCCGGAGGGCTCCCCGGTCCGCGGCCGCCTGAGTCTGCGCCCCCTCGCCTGGCGCCGCTCCGGCCCGGCGACCGCGCCCGGCGACGACGCCGCACAGGACGAGCCGGTCCCGGAGCCCACCGAGGCGACCCCCACGGTCTCGTTCCGATCGCCGGTGAGCACCGGTTTCCTGCTCACGACGGGCGTCCTGCTCGCCCTCGCCGTCCTGGGATTCCTGGCCACCAACCAGCAGCTGCTCGTGATGATCATGGCCGCCCTGTTCATCGCCCTCGGCCTGGACCCCATCGTGCGCCGCTTCGAGCGATGGGGAGCCCCCCGCTGGGCCGGAGTCCTCGTGGCCGCCCTGGGCCTCGCCGCCGTCGCGGCCGCCTTCATCTCCCTGCTGATCCCCACCGCGGTGGAGCAGTCCACCCAGCTCGCGGAGGAGATCCCCGCGACGGTGGAGGAGGTGATGCGCTCGGAGTGGTTCCTCGCCCTCGACGCCCAGTTCCACATCCAGGACGCGGTGCGCCAGCACACGGACCAGCTCAACGGCGACGGAGCCTCGGTGGCCGCCCTCTTCGGCGGGATCGTGGGCCTCGGCCAAACCGTGCTGAACTCCCTGTTCGTCACGGTGGTCGTGGTGGTCCTGACCCTGTACTTCCTCTCCTCCCTGCCGCACATCAAGCACTGGGCCTACCGCCTGGCGCCCCGCTCGCGCCGCGCGCGTGTCCGTGAGCTCTCGGAGGAGATCACCTCCTCCGTGGGCCTCTACGTCATGGGCCAGACCCTCGTGGCCGCGCTGAACGCCACGGTCGCCTTCATCGCCATGAGCATCGCCGGCACCCCGTTCGCGGCCCTGCTCGCGTTCTTCGCCGCCATCATGGCGTTCATCCCGCTCGTGGGGGCGATGATCGGCGGGACGGTCATCACCCTCATCTCCCTCCTGGACTCGTGGCAGTCCGCCGCGCTGTTCGCGGCGATCTACGTCGTCTACCTGCAGGTCGAGGCCTACGTCGTCTCCCCCCGCGTCATGTCCCGCGCGGTGGACGTGCCCGCCGCCGTCGCGGTGATCGCCGTGATCGCGGGCGGCACCCTGCTCGGCGTGCTCGGGGCGCTCATGGCCATCCCGACGGCGGCCGCCCTGCTGCTGATCGTCCGCGAGGTGTTCATCCCGCGGCAGGAGACCCGGTGA
- a CDS encoding nicotinate phosphoribosyltransferase has product MEACVDDWRIPTALMTDQYELTMLQASLKAGTAHRRSRFELFTRRLGDGRRYGVVAGTGRALEGLSRFRFATAELDHLADNSVVDDATLSWLADFRFSGDITGYAEGEAYFPHSPLLQVESTFAEACILETYLLSILNYDSAVASAASRMTAAAGGRPCIEMGSRRTHEESAVAAARAAVIAGFAATSNLEAGRRYGIRTVGTAAHSFTLLHDSERAAFEAQVDALGAATTLLVDTYDIDAGVRTAVEVAGPDLKNVRLDSGDLVQQAHHVRELLDELGNTETGILVTSDLDEYAIAALRSAPVDSYGVGTRLVTGSGVPTASMVYKLVSRHDDDGAWVDVAKASSGKASLGGRKEAARRRDARGRAVAELVGVNRGPDADADDRPLIQEFVRDGELLPGWTGPEAVTRAAERHAASLRELPPNVARLQSGEPAIPTLIQEH; this is encoded by the coding sequence GTGGAGGCCTGCGTGGACGACTGGCGCATCCCCACCGCCCTCATGACGGACCAGTACGAGCTGACCATGCTCCAGGCGTCGCTGAAGGCGGGCACCGCGCACCGGCGCAGCCGCTTCGAGCTGTTCACCCGCCGCCTGGGCGACGGCCGCCGCTACGGCGTGGTGGCCGGCACGGGCCGCGCGCTGGAGGGACTGAGCCGCTTCCGCTTCGCCACCGCTGAGCTGGACCACCTCGCGGACAACTCCGTGGTGGACGACGCCACGCTGTCCTGGCTCGCGGACTTCCGCTTCTCCGGGGACATCACGGGCTACGCCGAGGGCGAGGCCTACTTCCCGCACTCCCCGCTGCTGCAGGTGGAGTCCACCTTCGCCGAGGCGTGCATCCTCGAGACCTATCTCCTCTCCATCCTCAACTACGACTCCGCGGTCGCCTCCGCCGCCTCCCGCATGACCGCGGCCGCCGGCGGCCGCCCGTGCATCGAGATGGGCTCGCGGCGCACGCACGAGGAGTCCGCCGTCGCCGCCGCCCGCGCCGCGGTCATCGCCGGCTTCGCGGCCACCTCCAACCTCGAGGCCGGCCGCCGCTACGGGATCCGCACCGTGGGCACGGCGGCGCACTCCTTCACGCTCCTGCACGACTCGGAGCGTGCCGCCTTCGAGGCGCAGGTGGACGCCCTCGGCGCCGCCACCACCCTCCTCGTGGACACCTATGACATCGACGCCGGCGTGCGCACCGCCGTCGAGGTGGCCGGGCCGGACCTGAAGAACGTCCGCCTCGACTCCGGCGACCTCGTGCAGCAGGCCCACCACGTGCGCGAGCTCCTCGACGAGCTGGGCAACACGGAGACCGGGATCCTGGTCACCTCCGACCTGGACGAGTACGCGATCGCGGCGCTGCGCTCCGCGCCCGTGGACTCCTACGGCGTCGGCACGCGGCTGGTCACCGGCTCGGGCGTGCCCACCGCCTCCATGGTCTACAAGCTCGTCTCCCGCCATGACGACGACGGCGCGTGGGTCGACGTCGCGAAGGCCTCCTCGGGCAAGGCGTCCCTGGGCGGCCGCAAGGAGGCCGCCCGCCGCCGCGACGCGCGCGGCCGCGCTGTCGCCGAGCTCGTGGGCGTCAACCGCGGCCCCGACGCGGACGCCGACGACCGTCCGCTCATCCAGGAGTTCGTCCGTGACGGCGAGCTGCTGCCCGGCTGGACCGGCCCCGAGGCCGTGACCCGCGCCGCCGAGCGCCACGCCGCCTCCCTGCGCGAGCTGCCGCCGAACGTCGCTCGGCTGCAGTCCGGCGAGCCCGCGATCCCCACCCTCATCCAGGAGCACTGA
- a CDS encoding isochorismatase family protein has translation MPDLTRALIIVDVQNDFCEGGSLAVTGGAAVAAAISEHLDEHVDRYTAVVATRDWHVDPGTHFASEGEEPDFRATWPVHCVAGTRGAELHPDLDAEYVEAEFLKGARTAAYSGFEGFLGEPDAVRSGDEAGAPAGPHGATQGAARAVAEGAPGLDEWLRDQEVEALTVVGLATDHCVRATVLDAVDAGYEVTVLTDLCAAVDEAAGQAALHEMEAAGAVLELAEEL, from the coding sequence ATGCCCGACCTCACCCGCGCCCTGATCATCGTCGACGTCCAGAACGACTTCTGCGAGGGCGGATCGCTCGCCGTCACGGGCGGCGCCGCCGTCGCCGCGGCGATCAGCGAGCACCTGGACGAGCACGTGGACCGCTACACCGCCGTCGTCGCCACGCGCGACTGGCACGTGGATCCTGGCACGCACTTCGCGTCCGAGGGCGAGGAGCCCGACTTCCGCGCCACGTGGCCCGTGCACTGCGTGGCCGGCACCCGCGGCGCCGAGCTGCACCCGGACCTGGACGCCGAGTATGTGGAGGCGGAGTTCCTCAAAGGCGCCCGCACCGCCGCGTACTCCGGCTTCGAGGGCTTCCTCGGGGAGCCCGACGCCGTCCGGTCCGGTGACGAGGCCGGCGCCCCGGCCGGCCCCCACGGCGCGACCCAGGGGGCGGCCCGCGCCGTCGCCGAGGGCGCTCCGGGCCTGGACGAGTGGCTGCGCGATCAGGAGGTGGAGGCGCTGACCGTCGTCGGCCTCGCCACCGACCACTGCGTGCGGGCCACCGTCCTGGACGCTGTGGACGCCGGCTACGAGGTGACGGTGCTGACCGACCTGTGCGCGGCCGTGGACGAGGCCGCAGGCCAGGCGGCCCTCCACGAGATGGAGGCCGCCGGGGCCGTGCTGGAGCTCGCCGAGGAGCTCTGA
- a CDS encoding DEAD/DEAH box helicase produces MSGTLFGGPDPAGSDASGAVPSAGVQPDLFHVGEDLPPALPERAAWGTAPKLRQWQQEALEKYLSASPQDFLAVATPGAGKTTFALRVAKILMDAGVVQRLTVVAPTDHLKRQWADNAARVGLAIDPNFKNADGRHGAEYRGVALTYAQVANKPVLHRNRTEAAKTLVILDEIHHGGDALSWGEGIREAFEPAARRLALTGTPFRSDTSTIPFVQYVDGPDGLSRSKADYTYGYGPALRDNVVRPVIFMAYSGQMRWKTSTGEVMEAQLGEAATKDITASAWRTALDPQGEWIPSVLKAADQRLTEVRRNVPDAGGLVIASDHEDARAYAAQLEALTGQKPAVILSDDKGASDRIDEFAASDERWMVAVRMVSEGVDVPRLCVGVYATSTSTPLFFAQAVGRFVRSRRRGETASVFLPSVPQLMLLANEMELERDHALDRREGAVEVEDLEDAPEEDLIAQANREEKGSDSLTGAKFEALESRASFDKVLFDGGEFGLGGAVGSAEEQDFLGIPGLLDADQVSALLRQRQAEQVQRRPKAAEPKEPAEVVDHRRMKELRAELSKLVSAWSARSGTPHGVIHNRLREVSGGPAVAQASQDQLEKRMSTIRGWFVGRR; encoded by the coding sequence ATGAGCGGCACCCTCTTCGGCGGGCCTGACCCCGCCGGCTCCGACGCGTCCGGCGCCGTCCCGTCCGCCGGCGTCCAGCCCGATCTCTTCCACGTGGGCGAGGACCTGCCCCCGGCTCTGCCCGAGCGTGCAGCCTGGGGCACCGCCCCCAAGCTGCGCCAGTGGCAGCAGGAGGCCCTCGAGAAGTACCTCTCGGCCTCCCCGCAGGACTTCCTCGCCGTCGCCACCCCCGGTGCGGGCAAGACGACCTTCGCGCTCCGCGTGGCCAAGATCCTCATGGACGCCGGTGTGGTGCAGCGGCTGACCGTGGTCGCGCCCACGGACCACCTCAAGCGGCAGTGGGCGGACAACGCGGCGCGCGTGGGCCTGGCGATCGACCCGAACTTCAAGAACGCGGACGGACGGCACGGCGCGGAGTACCGCGGCGTGGCGCTGACCTACGCGCAGGTGGCCAACAAGCCGGTGCTGCACCGCAACCGCACCGAGGCCGCCAAGACGCTGGTGATCCTCGACGAGATCCACCACGGCGGCGACGCCCTGAGCTGGGGCGAGGGCATCAGGGAGGCGTTCGAGCCGGCCGCGCGCCGCCTCGCGCTGACCGGCACCCCCTTCCGCTCGGACACCTCCACCATCCCGTTCGTGCAGTACGTGGACGGGCCCGACGGGCTCTCCCGCTCGAAGGCGGACTACACGTACGGCTACGGGCCCGCGCTGCGGGACAACGTGGTGCGGCCGGTCATCTTCATGGCCTACTCGGGGCAGATGCGGTGGAAGACCTCGACGGGCGAGGTCATGGAGGCCCAGCTCGGCGAGGCGGCCACGAAGGACATCACCGCATCGGCCTGGCGGACCGCGCTGGACCCGCAGGGCGAGTGGATCCCCTCCGTGCTCAAGGCCGCGGACCAGCGCCTCACCGAGGTGCGGCGCAACGTGCCCGACGCCGGCGGCCTGGTGATCGCCTCGGACCACGAGGACGCCCGCGCCTACGCCGCCCAGCTCGAGGCGCTGACCGGCCAGAAGCCGGCCGTCATCCTCTCGGACGACAAGGGCGCCTCGGACCGCATCGACGAGTTCGCCGCCTCGGACGAGCGCTGGATGGTGGCCGTGCGCATGGTGTCCGAGGGCGTGGACGTGCCCCGACTCTGCGTGGGCGTCTACGCGACGTCCACGTCCACGCCGCTGTTCTTCGCGCAGGCCGTGGGCCGCTTCGTGCGATCGCGGCGCCGTGGGGAGACCGCATCCGTCTTCCTGCCCTCCGTGCCGCAGCTGATGCTCCTGGCCAACGAGATGGAGCTCGAGCGGGACCACGCCCTGGACCGACGCGAGGGCGCCGTCGAGGTGGAGGACCTCGAGGACGCCCCCGAGGAGGACCTCATCGCGCAGGCCAACCGGGAGGAGAAGGGGTCGGACTCCCTGACGGGCGCCAAGTTCGAGGCGCTCGAGTCCCGGGCGAGCTTCGACAAGGTGCTCTTCGACGGCGGCGAGTTCGGCCTCGGCGGCGCCGTGGGCTCGGCCGAGGAGCAGGACTTCCTCGGCATCCCCGGCCTGCTCGACGCCGACCAGGTCTCCGCCCTGCTGCGCCAGCGCCAGGCGGAGCAGGTCCAGCGCCGCCCGAAGGCCGCCGAGCCGAAGGAGCCGGCTGAGGTGGTGGACCACCGGCGCATGAAGGAGCTGCGCGCCGAGCTGTCCAAGCTGGTGTCGGCGTGGTCCGCGCGCTCGGGCACCCCGCACGGCGTGATCCACAACCGGCTCCGCGAGGTCAGCGGCGGCCCGGCAGTGGCCCAGGCGTCCCAGGACCAGCTGGAGAAGCGGATGTCCACGATCCGCGGGTGGTTCGTCGGGCGGAGGTGA
- a CDS encoding DUF3039 domain-containing protein translates to MSVTGEPDLNDPFAPAGGGTSVLEREEQLQDIEPGDHERFAHYVRKERIMESALSGAPVIALCGKVWVPGRDPEKFPVCPTCKEIYEGLRDPQDGDGDSGSGGGKRGFFGGRGRG, encoded by the coding sequence ATGAGTGTGACCGGCGAACCCGACCTGAACGACCCCTTCGCGCCCGCCGGCGGCGGCACCTCCGTCCTGGAGCGCGAGGAGCAGCTCCAGGACATCGAGCCGGGCGACCACGAGCGATTCGCGCACTACGTGCGCAAGGAGAGGATCATGGAGTCCGCCCTGTCCGGCGCGCCCGTGATCGCGCTGTGCGGCAAGGTGTGGGTGCCGGGCCGCGACCCGGAGAAGTTCCCCGTGTGCCCCACGTGCAAGGAGATCTACGAGGGACTGCGCGATCCCCAGGACGGCGACGGCGACTCCGGCTCGGGCGGCGGCAAGCGCGGGTTCTTCGGCGGTCGCGGGCGTGGCTGA
- a CDS encoding ABC transporter ATP-binding protein, whose protein sequence is MIAAPEPPLRRAHDSPDPDLALVTRALAKRFGDRTALAGLDLEVPAGSFFGVVGPNGAGKTTALSMATGLLRPDHGQAWIHGVDVWAQPLEAKRRVGVLADGVRTFDRLTGAQLVTYAGLLHGLDAETVAQRTADLLRVMDLQDAGRKLVVDYSAGMTKKVNLAAAMVHAPDVLVLDEPFEAVDPVSAANIRDILNDYVGRGGTVIVSSHVMDLVQRMCTHVAVIADGTLRATGTVEEVRAGRDLEERFVDLVGGRHTGEGLAWL, encoded by the coding sequence ATGATCGCCGCCCCCGAGCCTCCGCTCCGCCGCGCCCACGACAGCCCTGACCCGGACCTCGCCCTCGTCACCCGGGCGCTGGCCAAGCGATTCGGGGACAGGACGGCCCTCGCGGGCCTGGACCTGGAGGTTCCGGCGGGCTCGTTCTTCGGCGTCGTGGGCCCGAACGGTGCGGGCAAGACCACGGCGCTGTCCATGGCCACGGGCCTGCTCCGCCCGGACCACGGCCAGGCCTGGATCCACGGCGTGGACGTGTGGGCGCAGCCCCTCGAGGCCAAGCGCCGCGTGGGCGTGCTCGCCGACGGCGTCCGCACGTTCGACCGCCTCACCGGCGCGCAGCTGGTCACCTACGCGGGCCTGCTCCACGGCCTCGACGCCGAGACCGTGGCCCAGCGCACCGCCGACCTGCTGCGCGTCATGGACCTGCAGGACGCCGGCCGTAAGCTCGTCGTGGACTACTCCGCGGGCATGACCAAGAAGGTCAACCTGGCCGCCGCGATGGTCCACGCCCCGGACGTCCTGGTGCTCGACGAGCCGTTCGAGGCCGTCGACCCCGTCTCCGCCGCGAACATCCGCGACATCCTGAACGACTACGTCGGCCGCGGCGGCACCGTGATCGTCTCCAGCCACGTGATGGACCTCGTGCAGCGCATGTGCACGCACGTCGCCGTCATCGCCGACGGCACCCTGCGCGCCACCGGCACGGTGGAGGAGGTCCGCGCCGGGCGCGACCTCGAGGAGCGCTTCGTGGACCTCGTCGGCGGGCGCCACACGGGGGAGGGCCTCGCATGGCTGTGA
- the clpS gene encoding ATP-dependent Clp protease adapter ClpS, whose amino-acid sequence MPAPDAPASGTDTALLERPREDLGADRPWNTVVWNDPVNLMSYVAYVFRSHFGYSAAKAEALMLEVHERGRSVVSTGSRESAEVHVNAMHGFGLWATLEQAED is encoded by the coding sequence ATGCCCGCCCCCGATGCCCCCGCCTCCGGCACGGACACGGCCCTGCTCGAGCGTCCCCGGGAGGACCTCGGCGCGGACCGCCCGTGGAACACGGTGGTGTGGAACGACCCCGTGAACCTGATGAGCTACGTGGCCTACGTGTTCCGCTCCCACTTCGGCTACTCGGCCGCCAAGGCCGAGGCCCTCATGCTCGAGGTCCACGAGCGCGGGCGCTCCGTGGTGTCCACCGGCTCGCGGGAGAGCGCGGAGGTCCACGTGAACGCGATGCACGGGTTCGGCCTGTGGGCGACGCTCGAGCAGGCAGAGGACTGA
- a CDS encoding tetratricopeptide repeat protein encodes MTSQPSSAAPSHLRGAVDLSSLRSPRPAAGTGTAGPSPDAMPEGSWVIPQADQQMFQQLVQLSAQVPVLLHLHVPGDQTSEALYTQFADAVDAQAGRLVMARLDVVADPGLLQAIGLPAGPAVLAVVAGQPVPLVNQAVPEETLAQLLGEILEVARQNGVSGTVPPVADARPGAGGEPAPAAPPVPPLHRAAHEALAADDMPAAVAAWERALAENPADAVALQGRSAAQLLLRTQDADAAAVRAGAAERPDDAAAQIAVADLDVLGGHVEDAFARLVRFIAGHHGDAREDVRSHLVDLYTVVGVDDPRVQASRRRLAAALY; translated from the coding sequence GTGACCTCCCAGCCCTCCTCCGCCGCCCCGTCCCACCTGCGCGGGGCTGTCGACCTGTCCTCTCTGCGCTCGCCCCGGCCCGCCGCGGGCACCGGCACGGCGGGACCGAGCCCGGACGCGATGCCCGAGGGCTCATGGGTGATCCCGCAGGCGGACCAGCAGATGTTCCAGCAGCTCGTGCAGCTCTCCGCGCAGGTCCCCGTCCTCCTGCACCTCCACGTCCCGGGGGACCAGACGAGCGAGGCCCTGTACACCCAGTTCGCCGACGCCGTGGACGCCCAGGCGGGCCGCCTCGTCATGGCGCGCTTGGACGTCGTGGCAGACCCCGGGCTGCTGCAGGCCATCGGCCTGCCCGCGGGCCCGGCCGTCCTCGCGGTGGTGGCCGGCCAGCCCGTGCCGCTCGTGAACCAAGCCGTGCCGGAGGAGACCCTCGCCCAGCTCCTGGGCGAGATCCTCGAGGTCGCTCGCCAGAACGGCGTGTCCGGCACCGTGCCTCCCGTCGCGGACGCGCGTCCCGGCGCGGGCGGCGAGCCGGCACCGGCGGCGCCCCCCGTGCCCCCGCTGCACCGGGCAGCCCACGAGGCCCTCGCCGCCGACGACATGCCCGCCGCCGTCGCCGCGTGGGAACGGGCGCTCGCCGAGAACCCGGCGGACGCCGTCGCCCTGCAGGGCCGCTCCGCCGCCCAGCTGCTCCTGCGCACGCAGGACGCGGACGCCGCCGCGGTGCGCGCGGGGGCGGCCGAGCGTCCCGACGACGCGGCCGCGCAGATCGCGGTGGCGGACCTCGACGTGCTCGGCGGCCACGTCGAGGACGCGTTCGCCCGCCTGGTCCGCTTCATCGCCGGCCATCACGGCGACGCGCGCGAGGACGTGCGCTCCCACCTCGTCGACCTCTACACCGTGGTGGGCGTGGACGACCCGCGCGTGCAGGCCTCGCGTCGCCGCCTCGCCGCCGCCCTGTACTGA